A region from the Bombyx mori chromosome 15, ASM3026992v2 genome encodes:
- the LOC134198682 gene encoding zinc finger protein 62 homolog yields the protein MEEDNKNSFKVCRVCLGCYPSDDCLSLFHVENGRAISDLIISIAKVEIVKGDSLPDCICNECFHELEKAVKFKQKCEHSYFTLINDTFKNPLIPKVDIKEELSFDNNCEFDTSFHENSVETEFEIEDKNIKKSRANDLSLECHDCGELFKSKCKLRVHWKRAHQSSYLKCERCKRQFKSFKAYNLHKKISPASCTVAKFIRIEGEGKNRMFYCKDCDYKSIRVKDMMNHYLCHSGERPFTCSICLKTFTQHSSLSSHQENVHKLYKVEGTCHVCGKYLKGRNKFYKHLKGHSEKNQQCVICNKIFKTKKTLKVHMQRHADIKTLSCEICGSRYYTISDLCNHKRNVHFKDSKVYKCDLCEYVANKNETIKKHRAKHTGANIPCLVCGVFLENEETYLLHQKRHTDKQFQCTLCEKSFYRKRYLNDHMRKKHGHGESGPKALTKKIQVKKESSVIIQYEDINSLSPTVID from the coding sequence ATGGAAGAAGATAACAAGAATTCGTTTAAAGTTTGTCGTGTTTGTTTGGGATGTTACCCGAGTGATGATTGCTTGTCATTGTTCCATGTAGAAAACGGTCGCGCGATATCGGATTTGATAATATCAATCGCAAAAGTAGAAATAGTTAAAGGTGACTCCTTACCCGACTGTATCTGCAACGAGTGTTTTCACGAACTGGAAAAGGCTGTAAAGTTCAAACAAAAATGTGAACATTCCTATTTCACGTTAATTAACGATACATTTAAGAACCCTTTGATTCCGAAAGTAGATATAAAGGAGGAATTATCATTTGACAATAACTGTGAATTTGATACATCGTTTCATGAAAACAGTGTTGAGACCGAATTTGAAATTGAAGACAAGAATATTAAAAAGAGCAGAGCCAATGATTTGAGTTTAGAATGTCATGATTGTGGAGagttatttaaaagtaaatgcAAGCTGAGAGTACATTGGAAAAGGGCCCACCAGAGCAGCTATTTAAAGTGTGAACGATGCAAACGTCAGTTCAAATCATTTAAAGCATATAATTTACACAAGAAAATAAGTCCTGCTAGTTGTACTGTGGCCAAATTCATTAGGATTGAGGGCGAAGGTAAAAACCGCATGTTCTACTGTAAGGATTGTGATTATAAATCGATCAGAGTTAAAGATATGATGAATCACTACTTATGTCACAGTGGTGAGAGACCGTTCACATGTTCTATATGTTTAAAGACATTCACCCAACATAGTTCACTTAGCAGTCATCAAGAAAATGTCCACAAGCTTTATAAAGTAGAAGGCACTTGTCATGTATGCGGAAAATACCTTAAAGGTCGAAACAAGTTCTACAAACATTTAAAAGGTCACTCAGAAAAGAATCAACAGTgtgtaatatgtaataaaatattcaaaacgaaGAAAACATTGAAAGTGCACATGCAAAGGCATGCTGATATTAAAACGTTGTCATGTGAAATATGTGGATCGAGATACTACACTATATCAGATCTGTGTAACCACAAAAGAAATGTACATTTTAAGGATAGCAAAGTTTATAAATGTGATTTATGTGAATACGTAGCAAACAAGAATGAAACGATAAAGAAGCACAGAGCGAAACACACGGGTGCTAACATACCGTGTTTGGTATGCGGAGTGTTTTTGGAGAATGAAGAAACATATCTTCTGCATCAAAAACGTCATACTGATAAACAATTCCAATGCACGTTGTGTGAGAAAAGTTTCTACAGGAAACGATATCTTAATGATCACATGAGAAAGAAACATGGACACGGAGAATCTGGACCAAAAGCTCTTACTAAAAagatacaagtaaaaaaagAAAGCTCTGTTATCATACAATATGAGGATATTAATTCATTATCACCTACTGTGATAGATTAG